GTGCAAAGCCCCCTGTGGAGTATGGGGAGAGATGGGCATTAGTTCGGCCACTCCCTCCTGAGAGGAAGTGAAGGACCTCAAGGGTTAGCCTACCCTCGCACCATAGCCCGCGCTCCCCCAACCCCGGCATCGACCGGTTGGGGCGCCCCACCCCGGACCCCCTtgcaccctcccccacccctcacctAGGTAGTATTTCCGGCAGAGATTCAGCTTCTCCTCATTGGACACCCGCTCCAAGTTCATCCTGGGTCCGGGGTGGAGGGGGCGCTGCAGGGAAAAGGAAACGAATCCCCCGCTATCGTACTAGAGCCCAGGTCGGGATAAGTTCCTCCAAGTCCAGACTGGCAGGGGTCCGAATTCGACAAAAGGAGAGACCCCCCAACACCCAAACCCGGGGGGTAGAAGCGGGGTAGGGTATGGGGGGGGGCACTACCCGAGCTCACCCACCActgctccttcctctttcctcagtGCGCTTGCGCCTCGTGCCGCCGGGGCTTCTGGGGCTTGTAGTCTTATTGCCAGCACGCATGCGTCCGACAACTTTGGCTCCTGCTCCCGCCCTCCCGTGGAGCTGTCTCTGTTATGCTCATGGCCTAAGTAGCTCCTGCCTCCCAGTGGACTACAACTCCCAAGAATCCAGGCCACAGAACTAGCCCCGGAAGCTGCTTATACCACCGGAAGTGACGGATGAAGCAGCCTGGTGGAGGGAGCGGGCGAAAATGGCTGAATATTTAGCTTCTATTTTCGGGACTGAAAAGGACAAGTGAGAATCGATGGTGGTGATAGGAGGGACGGTCGTGCGGAGGACCCGGGCACTGGAGTCCCCAGGGGAGAGGCTGCAAAGGATCTCATTTGTCAGGGCCCTGGGGGGAAGGAGGATAGATCCCTCTTGGTCGGGGAGGGATGGCAGGTCccatttgggggagggggtggtagGTCCCATTTGACAGGTCCTGGGGGAGGGGTGGCAGGTGCCACTGGTGGGGGTAGGGATAGCTAGGGCCCTCCCACCCCATTCACCCCCTATTTTCACACTTCTTTCAGGGTTAACTGCTCTTTTTACTTTAAGATTGGGGCTTGCAGGCACGGGGACCGGTGCTCCCGGCTCCACAATAAACCCACGTTCAGTCAGGTGAGGCGAGGCGTCTGTCCCACCGCAGCTTTGCCCATTTCACACACGCACCCTTGTCCCCCGCCTTGCTGCCCTTCGGCTGCAGGCtgaccccctctttcccacctcagACCATCGTGCTGCTCAACCTGTACCGGAACCCACAGAACACGGCCCAGACAGCTGATGGATCCCACTGTGAGGCTGGGGCCCGGGGATGGGCATCTGGGGCTGAGGACAGCCTGGAGGGGccgggatgggggagggaggcacCAGGGCAAGGCAGAGGGGTCTGCTTCACCCCAGAGCCTTCTTTTCATCCCCGCCTTTCCCAGGCCATGTCAGTGACGTGGAGGTGCAGGAACATTACGACAGTTTCTTTGAGGTGAGGGGAGCTGGCCAGGGGCGATGGGGCCGGGGGTTCGGCCTCCCCCACCCCTGAGCCTGACCTCCCGCCCCATCCCAGGAGGTGTTCACGGAGCTGCAGGAGAAGTATGGGGAGATCGAGGAGATGAACGTCTGTGATAACTTGGGGGACCACCTAGTGGGGAACGTCTATGTCAAGGTGCTCGAGGCCCCTCTCCCATGCCCCTAGCACCAGGACCCTCCCCTCCTTTATCTCAGGACAGCCTGGGATTcctctcccccacacacacacccctgggGGAGGACTCGGCAGAGGCTTTCCACCGACTCCTC
This region of Gracilinanus agilis isolate LMUSP501 unplaced genomic scaffold, AgileGrace unplaced_scaffold20844, whole genome shotgun sequence genomic DNA includes:
- the U2AF1L4 gene encoding splicing factor U2AF 26 kDa subunit isoform X1, encoding MAEYLASIFGTEKDKVNCSFYFKIGACRHGDRCSRLHNKPTFSQTIVLLNLYRNPQNTAQTADGSHCHVSDVEVQEHYDSFFEEVFTELQEKYGEIEEMNVCDNLGDHLVGNVYVKFRREEDAERAVTELNNRWFNGQAVQAELSPVTDFRESCCRQYEMGECTRGGFCNFMHLRPISRDLRRQLYGRGPRRRGPSPTRAGGGHRPRERNRRRSPDHRHGRF